From Amaranthus tricolor cultivar Red isolate AtriRed21 chromosome 4, ASM2621246v1, whole genome shotgun sequence:
attttttttagctcGACATGAACACCTCCTAGAAATAATAATTGATAATATTTCATCATCAATTATTAAAAGATTAGTCATGCAAAATATTAGAGGTTTCAAAATAGTCTTTGttcaaatgattattattaaaagaGTTAGTCAAATTTTACATGGCACTTTTTTAATAAGATTGTTCAAATGGCAAAATATTAGAGGTTTTAAGATGTTTAACTATTACTCTATTAGTAACTACTAATATAAAAACCCGTGCAATGCAAGGATTTTAtaatatgttaatattttaatgaaaatttagaCTAACACAAATATTAAATGAAGATAGGTAATAaagtatttacatatatatattgtaattgaaaaagaattaaatataaAGAAATCCAAAATAGGTTGTTAATAAAGAGTTTATAGGTTTTGAAACACCTCTATAGATACTACAATTTCAGTATGATGACACATTAGACCATCTTTGTCGTATATGAGAATTCTTAGTTCTTTCCTTCTAGTCACTCTAGAACTGGCATCGTAAAATTGTCCATGACTAAAAATAGGATAAGGTAGGAACAAACCAACATGGAATACTGTTTGTtcttaactttaattaatagtCGTTAATATTTCATGTTTCCTTGTTATTATGAAATTCTTGAATGTAATTTAAATTCATGGTTATTCTATAAAGTATTATTAAACAATACTAAAGGTTCAGAGAAGAGAAATAGTATGAGCAAAAAATTAGAATAGCCATATGAGGctatttatattgtaatttctaccatgaaagtgtttatacatttttatttttatagagaAATAGTTAAATTACAGAAAATCAGACaatatttttgattgattgatattTATTGGACTATATTTGGTAGCTAAGATAGTCTGGTTGCCATTACACTAATTGaagttggttgattttttttgcattaatttatttttgacatttttctaaaatttaaaattgtaattattataatGTAAAAATGTAAATGACTGAAACCTTAAACAAAAGTATGTCATTTAAGTTTTTAACAACTATTGTTGGAAAAGGGCAATTATGTActtctaataatttaataaattgcaGTATAATTGGAATGAATGTAATTGATTttgtagtataattttttacCAGTGTATTTCTagtattttatctatttttcagtataattttgtaaattatatacatttatatataacattgtaattgaaataattatgatttattgcatccattaatgtataaattttttcaaaaatacaaatgtgtaaacatggtaagtcaaaaaaatgcaaataagtcaAATTTCACTAATACTATCcaatgaaaaaaagacaaatgacaTGCTCACAATAAATTGTCTTTTgctaaaatacaataaaattaataaaacggatatttcatgatataccactgagttttatcgaaattcaccatataccacacgaaatgttttaattcaccatataccattgagtttacgtccgttagcacaaaataccattaatgacaattgTTGTCAGTGTGCCGTCAACACTTCCTTCCTCTATGGTTCTCTCCATTGAATTCCTTCATTTCCCTCTCTCTCCTCATCGAGATGGTactaatttctctttaatttctgaatttatcatcaagaaaattaaattcaagctTCCACAATCGTTTCCCATAATGGTTGGCCTGAGATTCTTCCTTTTTTATTCAATTGTGTTGCTTCTGATGATGTTAATTTGCAGGAGAGTTCTTTCTTGATAATTGCTCAATTGCCTGAATCAATCGGCTATACTTTAATTCCTTACATTAAGGATATTCATAGTGTTTTCTTGAATTGTCTTGCAAATTCTAAAAGTTTTGAAGTTAAAATTGTGGCGATGTATGGCACGAATAATTTCATCCAGTGTATTAAAAATTTTGGTGATAAAGATTCGTTTCGGGACCTCTTGCCTGCGATGATGAACATTTTACCTGACGCTTTGAATGCTTCTCAAGAATCTACTGCTCGGGAGgcaattattgtgttgatagaGTTGGCAAAATCCAATCCTCGATCATTAATAACGATTCAGATCGGTAAACTGGTTGATTTTATGTTGCAAATGGCAAGAGCAGAGCAATTGGACGAGGGAACAAGACATTTGGCTATTGAATTTGTTATCACTATTCAAAAAATTGATTCAAAATCtcaaatcaaaatttgaaaattcaaaattcaaaatttgaagcttgaatttaattttcttgatgatgaattcagaaattaaaaagaaattaataccTTCTCgatgaggagagagagagagagagggggaAATGGAGGAATTCAATGGAGAGAACCCTAGAGGAAGGAAGTGTTGACGGCACACAGAcgacagttgtcattaatggtattctgtgctaacggacgtaaactcaatggtatatggtgaattaaaacatttttgtggtatatggtgaatttcgaagaaactcagtggtatatcatgaaatatctatgatgattattatattgtatgattataaaatttttattatttgaatcaatattattattcccTAAATTAAACTGTCATGTAATCAAAAGAAACCAATAacattattctatttatcgaagCTCTAATAAGCTGACACTTGGAATTTTCCAAGCTCTAATAAAATTGTCAAGTGCATGCGGTATGTCCTTCTCCACACACAAGTCCacctaaaattttcatacccaGTATCCATGGCgagtaaaattttcatatttatgtCTGCCTGCTTAGATATGCATTTAAACTCATTTGTACCCACTATGGCAAACTAGGTATACCCGCCTCATATTCACTCTAAACCTATGTTAGATACTCCATAAATCTgtacaaatttaattatatatctaaattttcttaaactatataatgtaaaaaaataaaattaatatccttaatttttttgtcaatagcttttaataaaaatatagagtattaaattgatttaaaatagaaattgtAGATACACGACAAACAACTATAAGGCGGAGCAAATGGGTATAGGGTTGAGTGTGTGGGTACGGGGCGAGTAAGACCTATGACCACCATCTACCCACTATCAATAGTGGATAGATCATCTTTTCATACCTATGTTAACCCACTATATACTCACCAAAAATTCATATCCAAATCCACCCCAACTAAAGAAAATACGATATAAAACCTGTATAATTTTACTCGCTTTATCTTCCCTATTTATAACCACCAAATCATTTAAGGTTGTATTTGGGAACCcgcatttcatttcaaattgtagatTTCAAATACGGTTCATCAAAGAAGAATTTGGGAATGATAATGTTAGGAAAGTCATTCTCAAAACCTTATCTTTAACCACTTTTAAAATATTGGTGGATTtgactcaaattcaaatttaaaatttttttaactgtcaaacactaaatttgagtcaaatccacattttcaaatgaaatcaacaTTCCTGACAAACACATCACATTTCTAGAATTTTGTACTAAAAGGAGGAAACTTGTATTATAAATGGTGACTAAATAGATTATTTACAAACTTTTTCATCCAGAGCACCTTGTGTTTTACGCTATTTCTATTTTAACTTTTAGTAATTTATCAGCTttaatcttgttagattcgtattaatatgtaattttaatgattaaaattttaaattttaactaataattcctccgttctaaaatatttgctatatttggtattattcgtcgttcaaggttattttatatattgcggcgaATGTGTAAGCAAAAATATAGTGAaataagatcttgtttgaatcatttaatcgcatattttcattatattaactttttataattttacttatgcatgattcaatatataaatgataaaaaaatagattaaattgcatataaagaatatataaaaaataaaagtatataaccatatatataaaaacaaatatgTATTGACATTTGagaaatatgttttaaaaattgctTGTAGATAAAAAGAAACAACACAAGTAATTGTGCATATTATCCTTTTCATTCTAAAATATTTACGATTAATAAGAACAAGTATATTGAAATGGATGAAGTAGAAAACTTATCATAAGAGACGTATGTGTAGTAGACAAACACTCATAAATGATGGGAAAAGTAACATTAATTCCGAAACAAATATGTAAAACCTTAcaagcatacgcatttctgcaAAAAGGAATAGTAGAAAGACTTTAAGACTAAATAATTGAGTGTGTCAATAAATAAGCTTCAATGTATTTGAGAATACTAGCAACTTTAGGTACTATGAACCCTTTGGcataaagacaaaaaaaaaaagtgcatTGAATTCTCctaaagaaagaaagaagaaacaCAGCATTTTAAGGTGCAACTTCATTACCTCCAAAGCACTACACTACATACCCACAACGACCAATTTTTGCCAAACACCAAAAAAGGTATATAAGTTTGCTCACTCCACAGGAGTAGCTAACTATCATGACAACCAAATTCCTTCTCTAAATAATAACGttaattgtaaatttaaatGAACAAACAAAGTAATATTATCATGCGTGTTAAAACtatatgaagtatatattatataaaaacaataacttttaaaaaataatattctttTAATTGTAATAGTATTTCTTAGAAAGTTTCCAATTAGCTGAAAAATATAGAATTCTATATTTTTAAGCcagataatatataaattatatcacTCTTTTAATATACGTTAAAATTTTCTAACTCATGAAAACATTTATATACCATTATGTTGAATAATTTTATGGGtgctattattttttatttctttagaTTAGCTAGCTAGATCTTACGTAAAAAAACTTATGTAGGTATAATGTAAAGAAGTACaccaataaattatattaagtaaaaagaaataaaagataAGGAGAATAAAATAGTAGTGTATATAACATGCAAAAAAGATGTTTTATGATAATTTAGATGAACAATATAATCATTAAGGTTTGAAAAAATTCTTAGAAATAATACATACTCCATGTGAACATAGTATGcattttctatatatattaagttaattataaattgattttGTTTGAGAATAACTTATAATAGCTTAATATAAGGAAAGTCTGCTTGAGAGCTTTTGAAGATAATAAACGTAGGTTGCAATTcaaattaaatacaataatttTCCTTCGTTTATTTTTATAGCTTTCAGGATAATCGTtgcaattaaattaaatataataaatttcttcctttatttttaatagttacaCTCTTATTTGTATGAGAACTTATTGATAGGAAATGATTTCCACACGATCATACATATACAAAAGGTTTTAGCAATTTTAATTTAAGAGAATGAAAAgtgtttatttattatattggaGAGCAAAAATCATTATTGGGAGCTAAGAAATCCATTTCCTTAAAGTGAGTATCAGTAATAAAAGATGGTTGATTATATTAATAGGAAcggaaatatttatttattattacacTCTACAACAAAGGTTTAAGATAGCATGAGAGATCAAACCTCCTAATTATTCGTAATAATATACACCCATGACGAAACACGtcatcattttaaaaataactaCCTTAACATACACTCATAAaataaagccaaaaaaaaaagaaaaaaaaaaagaagcttaCAAGTTTAGGGATGAATACAAAGGCAGTGAATAGTGATCGATGATCAACACATGACATCCTTAAGAAGCTTGTAGCGACGATGCGCGTTAGGACGAGGAGACGGAATACCAGAACTATTATTCTTATTAGAATGATTTCTAGATGAAGAACCAGAAAccgtattattagtattattagtgATTATGTGATGATCTTGCAGTTGATGTCGCTTGATTCTCTGATCTCCTTGTGAAGTACTATTAGTAAtactatgatgatgatgattatgatccatggatgatgatctCTTATAAGATTTAGTTGTatttgttgatgatgaattatttCTTCCTTCGCTTTTACACCAATCACATATCTCCATTGATTTCATCattgatgatgacgatgatgagaAATCATGATTTCCATAGTTGTAACTGCTACAATACCTACAAATCATATACAGACGGATGTTAATTGGAAATCATATTAGGTAGTATTTGGAAACAaacattttatttcaaattatagatttcgattatgaaattattaataaaaaatttgaaaattacaagttttgaaaatttattcTCAAATCCTAAtctttaactacttttaataataataatgttaaatttaaattgaatttaaatttaaatttttttatttgctaaatgctaaatttatatgaaatctatatttttaaatgaaataatatGATATAAAATTAAACTTAGAAAATGAAATCGTACGAGTGTTGGAAACGGAATCGGCAAGAAGAGCACTGAAAGAGTTTATCAGCGAATCCAATATCACCACACATGCAACATACAGTTTCTTGATCCaccatttttatttgaattatcaGAGAAATTAAAGAGGAAGAGATGAGTGGTTGTGAGAGAGAGAGATTAAAGAGGGGGAAATGGGAATTGATGAGTGGGCATCCGCGTAGCGATCTCAGTCAAAGGGTGTAATGAATAAAACAAGGATATTTATATGTGGAAAAATATTGGGTTTGTCCACTACGCATAATATAATGTCTAAATAggaatattaataaattaaaattaaattaaataaagactTTACTTTTAGTACTGGTGTAAGTTGCAGAGGGTAGACCACAGGTTGCTTGCAGTCGTTTTCAGTTGGGAGAGTGGGGTCCAGACTTACACTGACCGGCAAAGCTAAGAGTGGAAGGGAGCTGAAAGGTGTGAacctatttactttttatcattttttttcctaTAAATGCTCTcctatcttttttattttgcaatactttttattataatttgtctaataaatttgcatcattttcttaattgAGGATATTTTTACtcttattcttttaattttatttaaaaataaatttatctttCTCTATTCAAATAGATTTAcatcaaagaaaaaaagagagattattaagaataaattgagtattgataattaaaaaaagagataATATATTATATGGAGAAATTGAAAGAGTATTAAAATCTATAAAtgatactcccttctattcatagAGAATGGAAATTTGAATTTTACAACGAAATCGGGTGGGGGACCACTTAAAAGTGGGTGGAAAACTCTTATTTTTCGTAAAAGACATTGatatttatatgttattgtgtaaTTTGTGTTGTTGTAATAATgataaaagggtaaaaaaatagcaaaaataaaaaCGGGACATTTTCAGTGAATTGGAAATAAGAAAATGTCACATTctatctaaaaata
This genomic window contains:
- the LOC130810313 gene encoding uncharacterized protein LOC130810313; this encodes MVDQETVCCMCGDIGFADKLFQCSSCRFRFQHSYCSSYNYGNHDFSSSSSSMMKSMEICDWCKSEGRNNSSSTNTTKSYKRSSSMDHNHHHHSITNSTSQGDQRIKRHQLQDHHIITNNTNNTVSGSSSRNHSNKNNSSGIPSPRPNAHRRYKLLKDVMC